Proteins encoded within one genomic window of Mycolicibacterium aubagnense:
- the adhP gene encoding alcohol dehydrogenase AdhP, with amino-acid sequence MTQTLASDTATGHTSTMRAAVVTDFGVPLQVHDMQLPTPGYGEALVKLETSGVCHTDLHAAHGDWPVKPQPPFVPGHEGYGTVVALGEGVVDLAVGDKVGNAWLWSACGRCEYCRTGWETLCESQRNGGYSVNGSFGTYMLVNADYAARIPEGADPLEIAPILCAGVTVYKGLKVTDTRPGQWVAISGIGGLGHIAVQYARAMGLRVVAIDVDEAKLALATKLGAEVAINARTADVVESVQQATGGVHGVLVTAVHPQAFGQAIGLARRGGTIVFNGLPPGDFPAPIFDIVLKGLTIRGSIVGTRQDMAEALDFYARGLIKPTVTSARLDDVNDVFERMERGQIDGRIVIDYRNS; translated from the coding sequence ATGACACAGACACTGGCCAGTGACACCGCGACCGGACATACCAGCACGATGCGCGCTGCCGTCGTCACCGACTTCGGCGTGCCGCTGCAGGTGCACGACATGCAATTGCCGACGCCGGGCTATGGCGAAGCCCTGGTCAAGCTCGAGACGTCCGGCGTCTGTCACACGGATTTACATGCTGCACACGGTGATTGGCCGGTGAAGCCGCAGCCCCCGTTTGTGCCGGGGCATGAAGGCTATGGCACGGTCGTAGCGCTCGGCGAAGGCGTGGTTGACCTGGCGGTCGGAGACAAGGTCGGTAACGCCTGGTTGTGGTCGGCTTGCGGCCGCTGCGAATACTGCCGGACGGGGTGGGAGACCTTGTGCGAAAGTCAGCGCAACGGTGGGTATTCCGTCAACGGAAGCTTCGGCACGTACATGCTGGTCAACGCCGACTATGCCGCGCGGATCCCCGAAGGTGCCGACCCGCTGGAGATTGCGCCGATCCTGTGCGCCGGCGTCACCGTCTACAAGGGACTCAAGGTCACCGACACCCGCCCCGGGCAGTGGGTGGCGATCTCAGGCATCGGCGGGCTGGGCCACATCGCGGTTCAGTATGCCCGTGCGATGGGTCTGCGTGTTGTTGCGATCGATGTCGACGAGGCCAAACTCGCACTCGCCACCAAACTCGGCGCCGAGGTCGCCATCAATGCCCGAACCGCTGACGTTGTCGAGTCGGTGCAGCAGGCCACCGGTGGAGTGCACGGTGTCCTGGTCACCGCCGTGCACCCGCAGGCGTTCGGTCAGGCCATTGGACTGGCTCGTCGTGGTGGCACGATCGTGTTCAACGGACTTCCGCCAGGCGACTTCCCGGCACCGATCTTCGACATCGTGCTCAAGGGACTCACCATCCGGGGTTCGATTGTCGGAACGCGGCAAGACATGGCCGAGGCACTGGACTTCTACGCCCGGGGCCTGATCAAGCCCACCGTCACCAGCGCGCGTCTCGATGACGTCAATGATGTGTTCGAACGTATGGAGCGAGGACAGATCGACGGCCGCATCGTCATCGACTACCGGAATTCATAG
- a CDS encoding S15 peptidase family protein → MSASRYIGRIGGLAAALGVGVAVFIGCDGTAGANTDSTHPSDGASHPKPKPTAAVRPKPIHDAPPNPDSTTTAPKTSVGGATSTTPPPTATIKSLATPTPSTTTQSNTAASSTAPSPTLPHAATAVVATAASPATATSVAAAASNTVAATVTGTGSPNPGNPTNPADTVVAAAVLVANKQPKSALVATSTTPTPAITVNPTLFVTNGYIEGNTNAVDSNGLTLSYTVLSGPSQGGKLSFDPELAAGDFTYLPYATVVKSGTETFREMVSETTAFDATVQSIPLLGGVVPGLLVQLHQIPGLGAFLTPLIGASTIVNFTADPSALNTTGNPIAYTVKIKSFDGTLISTNFFPAAGLATGSTAPTILEGPGLGSDGITDPFSTTGIGDIPGLVPGVSTLRNAGYDVVSWDPRGEGASGGTLQLDNPNFEGKDVSAILDYLQLQPENNNRFGMVGGSYGGGIQLTTAATDHRIDAIVPGIAWNTLNESLYPSGAFKSSWATLLVLDLVEAGARINPQIYGGILTGLLTSYLTQSQQDLLTASGPGAAVSNIAAPTLLLQGTADGLFPLQQAVINEEALTAAGTPVKMVWFCGGHGVCLDPINQAAQTALLTQDTLAWLNQYVAQTGTAANAIPNFQWIDQAGNVYASSQFPNSASFQGTPLTASLTNGGIMPIIPIIGGAGPSPLVSGSFTADLVATATASPASNAINLEVSVPGGTEIVGAPTVTFNYSGLGNGRDIYAQIVDDQTGLVLGNIDTPVPVVLNGQTHTATVSLNDIAYTAAASGGQLTLQLVASATQYENFTSIGAIQVSNLSISLPTAGSGVATKESSVPAG, encoded by the coding sequence GTGAGCGCATCGAGGTACATCGGCCGGATCGGCGGACTCGCGGCAGCATTAGGCGTGGGCGTCGCAGTGTTCATCGGTTGCGACGGAACCGCCGGGGCCAACACCGATTCCACGCATCCGTCCGACGGGGCGTCACACCCCAAGCCGAAGCCCACGGCCGCCGTGCGTCCCAAACCGATTCACGACGCGCCGCCCAACCCTGACAGCACCACCACGGCGCCCAAGACGTCGGTGGGCGGTGCAACATCCACGACCCCGCCGCCTACGGCGACCATCAAGTCGCTCGCCACTCCGACCCCATCGACCACTACCCAATCGAACACCGCCGCATCGAGCACCGCCCCGTCGCCGACGCTGCCCCACGCCGCGACAGCGGTGGTCGCCACGGCAGCAAGCCCTGCTACCGCCACATCGGTGGCGGCCGCCGCGTCAAATACCGTGGCCGCCACCGTCACCGGCACGGGCAGTCCGAACCCCGGGAACCCCACGAACCCGGCCGATACGGTGGTCGCCGCGGCCGTGCTGGTCGCGAACAAGCAGCCGAAGTCCGCTCTGGTCGCCACATCGACCACGCCGACTCCTGCCATCACCGTCAACCCGACGCTGTTCGTCACCAACGGGTATATCGAGGGCAATACCAATGCCGTGGACAGCAACGGGTTGACGCTGAGTTACACCGTTCTGAGTGGCCCCAGCCAAGGCGGCAAGCTCAGCTTCGACCCCGAGCTGGCTGCGGGCGACTTCACGTACCTCCCGTATGCCACGGTAGTGAAGTCGGGCACTGAGACGTTCCGCGAAATGGTCAGCGAAACAACAGCATTCGATGCCACAGTGCAGTCCATTCCACTGCTGGGTGGCGTAGTCCCCGGGCTGCTGGTGCAGCTGCACCAGATACCCGGCCTAGGCGCCTTCCTGACCCCGTTGATCGGTGCCTCCACGATCGTGAACTTCACCGCGGATCCGTCAGCGCTCAACACCACGGGCAACCCCATCGCCTACACGGTCAAGATCAAGTCGTTTGACGGCACGCTGATCAGCACCAACTTCTTCCCTGCCGCAGGCCTGGCGACCGGCTCGACGGCGCCTACCATCCTGGAAGGTCCGGGCCTGGGCTCCGACGGCATCACCGACCCCTTCTCGACGACCGGCATCGGCGACATCCCGGGTCTGGTCCCGGGGGTGTCCACACTGCGAAACGCCGGCTACGACGTCGTGAGCTGGGACCCGCGCGGCGAGGGCGCGTCGGGAGGCACCCTGCAGTTGGACAATCCGAATTTCGAGGGCAAGGACGTGTCCGCGATTCTCGACTACCTCCAGCTGCAGCCTGAGAACAACAACCGGTTCGGCATGGTGGGCGGGTCCTACGGTGGCGGCATCCAGCTCACCACCGCGGCAACGGATCACCGGATCGATGCGATCGTGCCCGGTATCGCTTGGAACACCTTGAACGAGTCGCTGTACCCGAGCGGGGCGTTCAAGTCGTCGTGGGCCACCCTCCTGGTGCTCGATCTGGTCGAGGCCGGTGCGCGGATCAATCCGCAGATCTACGGCGGCATTCTCACTGGGTTGCTCACCAGCTACCTCACCCAGTCACAGCAGGACCTGCTCACGGCCAGCGGCCCCGGCGCCGCGGTCAGCAACATCGCCGCTCCGACGCTGTTGCTGCAGGGCACCGCCGACGGACTGTTCCCGCTGCAGCAGGCTGTCATCAACGAGGAGGCCCTGACCGCGGCCGGCACACCGGTCAAGATGGTCTGGTTCTGCGGCGGCCACGGCGTCTGCCTCGACCCGATCAATCAGGCCGCGCAGACCGCCTTGCTCACCCAGGACACCCTGGCCTGGCTGAACCAGTACGTCGCGCAGACCGGAACGGCGGCGAACGCCATTCCCAATTTCCAGTGGATCGACCAGGCCGGAAACGTCTACGCCTCCAGCCAGTTCCCGAACAGCGCCTCCTTCCAGGGCACACCACTGACCGCGTCTCTCACCAATGGCGGCATCATGCCGATCATTCCGATCATCGGGGGCGCGGGACCAAGCCCTTTGGTGTCGGGATCGTTCACTGCCGACTTGGTAGCGACCGCGACCGCATCCCCGGCAAGCAACGCCATCAACCTTGAGGTGTCCGTGCCGGGCGGCACCGAAATCGTTGGGGCGCCGACGGTTACGTTCAACTACTCAGGCCTGGGCAACGGCCGCGACATCTACGCCCAGATCGTCGACGATCAGACCGGGTTGGTATTGGGCAACATCGATACTCCGGTTCCGGTCGTGCTGAATGGTCAAACCCACACTGCGACAGTGTCATTGAACGACATCGCCTATACCGCAGCGGCAAGCGGTGGCCAGTTGACCCTGCAACTGGTGGCTTCGGCGACCCAGTACGAGAACTTCACCTCCATCGGCGCGATCCAGGTTTCCAACCTGTCGATCTCACTTCCGACTGCAGGCAGTGGCGTTGCGACGAAGGAAAGCTCGGTGCCCGCCGGGTAA
- a CDS encoding TIGR00366 family protein: MAASEHPKGTNTETRPERHGIMQSLTALCVRYVERLMPDPYLFAVILTILVAGMVALLVHGTTRAACSRPGTAVCGDRRTSSHSPSRWC, encoded by the coding sequence GTGGCAGCGAGCGAACATCCGAAGGGCACGAACACGGAAACCAGGCCCGAACGCCACGGCATCATGCAGTCGCTGACCGCACTGTGTGTCCGCTACGTCGAACGCCTGATGCCCGACCCGTACCTGTTCGCCGTCATCCTGACGATCCTCGTCGCCGGGATGGTTGCCCTTCTGGTGCACGGCACTACCCGAGCGGCATGCTCAAGGCCTGGTACGGCGGTGTGTGGGGATCGCAGAACATCTTCACATTCGCCTTCCAGATGGTGCTGA
- a CDS encoding TIGR00366 family protein yields MLKAWYGGVWGSQNIFTFAFQMVLILVTGYTLAEAPVLKRAIVHIASKPNNQVQGALLCFGVSAVLSLLNWGLGLVAGALVARQVAKRFADAHFGYLIAAAFMGFIVWTQGLSSSIALANTDSTSPINVIHKLTGITVPLSQTIFQPYSWLSVIAVLALLALAVWRMAPTQSLAPDPAVFEDEAAPPPAAPEGPKTFAEWLENLWILNVLVFAAGMAYFVLSGFALNISSMIMLFTITSALLHRTPIGSAARSGDSFGHAA; encoded by the coding sequence ATGCTCAAGGCCTGGTACGGCGGTGTGTGGGGATCGCAGAACATCTTCACATTCGCCTTCCAGATGGTGCTGATCCTCGTGACGGGCTACACACTGGCGGAAGCGCCCGTCCTCAAGCGGGCCATCGTCCACATCGCGAGTAAGCCGAACAACCAGGTGCAGGGCGCACTGCTGTGTTTCGGCGTCAGCGCCGTTCTGTCGCTGTTGAACTGGGGGCTCGGCCTGGTGGCCGGTGCGCTGGTCGCGCGGCAGGTCGCAAAGCGTTTCGCCGACGCGCATTTCGGCTACCTGATCGCGGCCGCTTTCATGGGCTTCATCGTCTGGACGCAGGGGCTGTCGTCGTCCATCGCGCTGGCGAACACCGACAGCACCAGCCCGATCAACGTGATCCATAAACTGACCGGCATCACTGTTCCGTTGAGCCAGACCATCTTCCAGCCCTACAGCTGGCTGTCGGTGATCGCGGTGCTGGCTCTGCTCGCGCTCGCGGTCTGGCGCATGGCGCCGACGCAGAGTCTCGCGCCGGACCCCGCCGTCTTCGAGGACGAGGCGGCGCCCCCACCTGCTGCGCCCGAAGGCCCGAAGACCTTCGCCGAATGGCTGGAGAACCTCTGGATCCTCAACGTCCTGGTGTTCGCCGCAGGCATGGCCTACTTCGTGCTCAGCGGTTTTGCCCTGAACATTTCCTCGATGATCATGCTGTTCACGATCACCAGCGCGCTGCTGCACCGCACACCAATCGGGTCTGCTGCACGATCAGGTGACAGTTTCGGTCACGCGGCCTGA
- a CDS encoding PucR family transcriptional regulator → MARQLNRRPGIYQLADILFEYQSTRPGPARDLLARHIAPLRDHPGLRQALQAHLQHGADRKAAAAELFIHPNTLTYRLRRIQDITGYDPTDPRQSRLLAAAMAVYAIDQADTSLAATNPDSPR, encoded by the coding sequence TTGGCAAGGCAACTCAACAGAAGGCCCGGTATCTACCAACTCGCTGACATCCTATTCGAGTACCAATCGACCCGCCCCGGACCGGCCCGCGACCTGCTGGCTCGCCACATCGCGCCACTGCGCGATCACCCTGGGTTGCGCCAAGCCCTACAAGCGCACCTACAGCACGGCGCCGACCGGAAAGCCGCTGCCGCAGAGCTTTTCATTCATCCGAACACCCTCACTTACCGCTTGCGGCGCATCCAGGACATCACCGGATACGACCCCACTGATCCCCGTCAATCCCGATTGCTCGCCGCAGCGATGGCCGTCTACGCCATCGACCAAGCAGACACCTCGCTCGCCGCCACAAACCCTGACAGTCCACGCTAG
- a CDS encoding alpha/beta hydrolase, translating into MVAAPENPIPLDLGNSRRVEFEGGSIQSRLLALTLQAIVKPVLTAWSMAPGLPWPYRAIDHVGRVLRSVPGTTRKPVGLARCSAEATRPASMRADRYVVYMHGGAFLVGGRYLHRQLISRIAASLQSEVLAVDYRKLPEHTIADGIEDCIDAYRFALERGIPPENIAFIGDSAGAYLVFITAVFASRRGLPMPGAIVSMAPLTDFDLQAKIDAPSGSTDVLFSKAFARAFHQFVMRHSPPEEDHRLLDADLGGLPPSLIQVSSTELLSPDAEMLAVELAKAGVPHQLQVWRDQVHVFQAAARLVPEATRALREVTQFVESAFAAGVTREQSA; encoded by the coding sequence GTGGTTGCCGCACCCGAGAACCCGATCCCGCTGGACCTGGGTAACTCCCGTCGCGTCGAGTTCGAAGGCGGCAGCATCCAGTCGCGCTTACTCGCGTTGACGTTGCAGGCCATAGTCAAACCGGTATTGACCGCCTGGTCGATGGCACCTGGCCTGCCGTGGCCATACCGCGCGATCGATCACGTCGGTCGAGTACTGCGGTCGGTGCCGGGCACCACCAGAAAGCCCGTCGGCCTTGCGCGCTGTTCCGCCGAGGCGACCCGCCCGGCGTCGATGCGAGCGGACCGCTACGTGGTGTACATGCACGGCGGCGCGTTTCTCGTCGGTGGCCGCTACCTGCACCGCCAGCTGATCTCGCGAATCGCTGCCTCGTTGCAGAGCGAGGTCCTCGCGGTGGATTACCGCAAGCTGCCAGAGCACACCATCGCCGACGGCATCGAGGACTGCATCGATGCCTATCGATTCGCGCTCGAGCGAGGTATCCCGCCGGAGAACATCGCATTCATCGGCGACTCGGCCGGGGCCTACCTGGTGTTCATCACTGCGGTGTTCGCGAGCCGGCGTGGGTTGCCGATGCCTGGCGCGATTGTCTCGATGGCGCCGCTGACCGACTTCGACCTGCAGGCCAAGATCGATGCACCCTCGGGATCAACCGATGTGCTGTTCTCGAAGGCTTTTGCCCGCGCGTTCCATCAGTTCGTCATGCGCCACAGTCCGCCCGAAGAGGATCACCGACTGCTCGATGCGGATCTGGGTGGGCTGCCGCCGTCGTTGATCCAGGTGAGCTCGACCGAATTGCTCAGCCCGGACGCGGAGATGCTGGCCGTTGAGCTGGCGAAGGCCGGTGTGCCGCATCAATTGCAGGTGTGGCGAGACCAAGTCCACGTCTTTCAGGCCGCGGCCAGGCTCGTTCCCGAAGCGACCCGCGCTCTTCGCGAGGTAACGCAGTTCGTCGAGTCGGCATTCGCCGCAGGTGTCACGCGGGAGCAGTCTGCATAG
- a CDS encoding DUF1707 domain-containing protein yields the protein MHHHEDFPFPELTRNTDGSTSTGTLGARIRVGDADREVASRRLSRAVADGRLTLTEYDTRLQQLYQAETRGELAEVVADLPRSDGRGAPKQQRKQSIPAWVVIMWLPWFAVNLLCLAIWLATGTGYFWPFWVAVPWGCALLIPSAIGVLTGHGHKRP from the coding sequence ATGCACCACCATGAGGACTTTCCATTCCCCGAGCTGACGCGGAACACCGACGGCAGCACCTCGACCGGCACCCTGGGCGCTCGCATCCGGGTGGGCGATGCCGACCGTGAAGTCGCCTCCCGCCGGCTCAGCCGGGCCGTCGCCGACGGACGGCTGACCTTGACGGAGTACGACACCCGCCTGCAGCAGCTCTACCAGGCGGAAACCCGCGGCGAGCTCGCCGAAGTCGTCGCTGACCTACCTCGGTCCGATGGGCGCGGTGCGCCGAAACAACAACGGAAGCAATCGATTCCGGCATGGGTCGTGATCATGTGGCTGCCGTGGTTCGCGGTGAACCTCTTGTGCCTCGCGATCTGGCTTGCCACCGGCACCGGCTATTTCTGGCCGTTCTGGGTAGCCGTGCCCTGGGGTTGCGCACTGTTGATTCCCAGCGCAATCGGTGTCTTGACTGGTCACGGGCACAAACGCCCATAG
- a CDS encoding STAS domain-containing protein, which translates to MTSQPVHGSGNPAAPSCAVEQSQIGAVSVVTVSGTVDMLTAPQLESALSTVAIGAAQAVVVDLSAVDFLASAGMGALVAAHAELAPAVRLVIVADGPTTSRPLKLVGIADLIELFATRDEALAAVTA; encoded by the coding sequence ATGACAAGCCAGCCAGTCCACGGAAGCGGTAACCCTGCCGCGCCGAGCTGCGCGGTCGAACAGAGCCAGATCGGCGCTGTCAGCGTGGTAACGGTGTCCGGAACGGTGGACATGCTCACCGCTCCGCAGCTCGAATCCGCGCTGAGCACGGTGGCCATCGGCGCGGCCCAAGCGGTCGTCGTCGATTTGAGCGCCGTGGACTTCCTGGCCTCGGCCGGGATGGGTGCACTGGTGGCGGCACATGCGGAGCTGGCACCGGCAGTGCGGCTCGTCATCGTCGCTGATGGCCCCACCACCAGTCGGCCGCTCAAGCTGGTCGGGATCGCTGACTTGATCGAGCTGTTCGCCACGCGAGACGAGGCCCTCGCGGCTGTCACCGCCTAG
- a CDS encoding ATP-binding protein has translation MTEPDQSSSGARFSKTDVVAIPEHAASVRQEFSVWLAGHFALDRVKAGDIVLAVNEALANAVEAAYADAPTPGVMHVRADFDPKSGLLTVTVTDEGTWRPATAQRANSARGRGIPLMQALTDHASIEPSDAGTQVRLQWDAVEAAAADATGG, from the coding sequence ATGACGGAGCCGGACCAGTCGAGCAGCGGGGCACGTTTCAGCAAAACGGACGTGGTGGCAATCCCCGAACATGCCGCATCCGTCCGTCAGGAGTTCTCCGTCTGGTTGGCGGGACACTTCGCGCTGGACCGAGTGAAAGCCGGCGATATCGTGCTCGCCGTCAACGAGGCATTGGCCAACGCCGTGGAGGCCGCGTATGCCGATGCACCCACGCCCGGTGTCATGCACGTTCGAGCCGACTTCGACCCCAAGTCAGGTCTACTGACGGTGACGGTGACCGACGAAGGCACGTGGCGCCCAGCCACCGCGCAGCGCGCGAACTCTGCCCGCGGCCGCGGAATCCCGCTGATGCAGGCGCTCACGGACCATGCGTCGATCGAGCCGAGCGATGCCGGCACCCAGGTGCGCCTGCAATGGGATGCCGTGGAAGCCGCAGCCGCCGACGCCACGGGCGGCTGA
- a CDS encoding response regulator: MSESSAGRVVDILLVEDDPGDELITREAFADNKIKNTLHVARDGQDGLDFLYRRGIHANAPTPDLILLDLNLPRYDGRQLLEVIKSDADLCHIPVVVLTTSAAEEDILRSYKLHANAYVTKPVDLDQFMKAVREIDEFFVQVRLPQP, encoded by the coding sequence ATGAGTGAGTCGTCAGCCGGCCGAGTGGTCGACATCCTGCTGGTCGAGGACGATCCGGGGGACGAGTTGATCACCCGTGAAGCGTTCGCGGACAACAAGATCAAGAACACTCTGCATGTCGCCCGCGACGGGCAGGATGGTCTGGATTTCCTCTACCGGCGAGGCATCCATGCGAATGCGCCGACTCCGGACCTCATCCTGCTCGACCTGAACCTGCCGAGGTACGACGGCCGACAGTTGCTGGAGGTGATCAAGTCCGACGCCGACTTGTGTCACATACCGGTCGTCGTCCTCACCACGTCCGCGGCCGAGGAGGACATCCTGCGCAGCTACAAGCTGCATGCGAACGCCTACGTGACCAAGCCGGTCGATCTCGATCAGTTCATGAAGGCGGTGCGGGAGATCGATGAGTTCTTCGTTCAGGTGCGGCTGCCGCAGCCCTGA
- a CDS encoding sensor histidine kinase, which produces MKLTVQGWQNLVLSAMGVVVLAGAVGGALLMNQTDTVSSELIEHLQPARVAAYRLQAGLRDQETAVRGYAIAADREFLAPYADGQGAEAVAAQDVRRLLSDRDALLADLDAIERAAGTWRSSYARPLIASVVVGHPTVVDSRTSEGGKKEFDNLRVLFDAQNRHLEQARDADTARLVSIRRWRDRVLATMVGAFVVMAVVLAMLVRSSVTRPLGALAAACRRITQGNFDERIVPQGPTDIRAIAADVEEMRQRIVEELEASQFARLALDEQAEELRRSNAELEQFAYVASHDLQEPLRKVASFCQLLEKRYGDQLDERGIEYINFAVDGAKRMQVLINDLLTFSRVGRINATHTEVDLGETVASAMQNLATSITESGAEVLMPPAGLPRVDGDPTLFTMLWQNLIGNAVKFRREGQAPRIAIDCKSGTGEDADNWVFTVTDNGIGIAEEFVDKVFVIFQRLHGRDAYSGTGIGLALCKKIVEHHGGTIGIDTSYTDGTRFVFTLPATPTTEPNVIASEQPEGSHP; this is translated from the coding sequence ATGAAGTTGACAGTGCAGGGCTGGCAGAACCTGGTTCTCTCCGCGATGGGCGTGGTGGTCCTCGCCGGCGCCGTCGGCGGTGCCCTCTTGATGAACCAGACCGACACGGTTTCGAGCGAACTGATCGAGCACCTGCAACCGGCGCGCGTGGCGGCCTACCGATTGCAAGCCGGACTGCGCGACCAGGAAACTGCGGTCCGCGGCTACGCGATCGCCGCCGACAGGGAATTCCTGGCGCCCTATGCGGATGGACAAGGTGCCGAAGCTGTTGCGGCGCAGGATGTTCGACGGCTGCTTAGTGATCGCGACGCGCTGCTCGCCGACCTCGATGCGATCGAACGAGCCGCCGGTACCTGGCGCAGCAGCTATGCCCGGCCGTTGATCGCCAGCGTCGTCGTGGGACATCCAACTGTCGTTGACAGCCGTACCAGCGAGGGCGGCAAGAAAGAGTTCGACAACTTACGCGTGCTGTTCGATGCACAGAACCGGCACCTGGAACAGGCGCGCGACGCCGACACAGCTCGGTTGGTGTCGATACGCCGGTGGCGCGACCGGGTGCTGGCCACCATGGTCGGCGCGTTTGTCGTCATGGCGGTGGTCCTGGCCATGCTGGTGCGGAGTTCGGTAACCCGTCCATTGGGTGCCCTCGCCGCGGCGTGCCGCCGGATCACGCAGGGCAACTTCGATGAGCGCATAGTTCCCCAGGGGCCCACTGACATTCGAGCCATCGCCGCCGATGTCGAGGAGATGCGGCAGCGCATCGTCGAGGAGCTCGAGGCGTCCCAGTTCGCCCGCCTCGCCCTGGATGAACAAGCCGAGGAGTTGCGTCGATCCAACGCTGAACTCGAACAGTTCGCGTACGTCGCATCGCACGATCTGCAAGAGCCACTGCGCAAGGTTGCGTCCTTCTGTCAGCTGCTCGAGAAGCGGTACGGCGATCAGCTCGACGAGCGCGGGATCGAATACATCAACTTCGCCGTCGACGGCGCAAAGCGTATGCAGGTGCTGATCAACGACCTGCTCACCTTCTCCCGTGTCGGCCGGATCAACGCCACCCACACCGAGGTCGATCTGGGCGAGACTGTCGCGTCGGCCATGCAGAACCTTGCGACCTCGATCACGGAGTCGGGAGCTGAAGTGCTGATGCCGCCCGCCGGCCTACCGCGGGTCGACGGCGACCCCACCCTGTTCACGATGCTGTGGCAGAACCTCATCGGTAACGCGGTGAAGTTCCGGCGAGAGGGCCAAGCGCCCCGGATTGCCATCGACTGCAAATCTGGAACGGGTGAGGACGCCGACAACTGGGTATTCACGGTGACGGACAACGGGATCGGGATTGCCGAGGAGTTTGTGGACAAGGTGTTTGTCATCTTTCAGCGATTGCACGGCCGCGATGCTTACAGCGGTACCGGCATCGGCTTGGCGCTGTGCAAGAAGATCGTCGAACATCACGGCGGCACCATCGGGATCGACACGTCGTACACCGATGGCACCCGCTTCGTGTTCACATTGCCGGCCACGCCGACCACCGAACCGAACGTCATCGCATCAGAGCAGCCGGAAGGAAGTCACCCATGA
- a CDS encoding PP2C family protein-serine/threonine phosphatase, whose translation MNRSVSPRVGPTAQRPLSLLLVEDDRGDALLVEELIADAAIDIDFHWAPTLTQAATALGAIRPDCVLLDLHLPDAGGVDALDRLGALAPSLPIVVLTGLNDEHFGVSAVASGAQDYLVKGRVDPETLRRAVLYAIERKRAEVTAVDLHASRLRAQENARLERGLLPSPLLLDGPGVEIVTQSLPSRRDALIGGDFYDVVQTPDRTVHVMIGDVAGHGPDEAALGVALRIGWRALTFAGLRGNERMRQLDRILTTERPSRGTFATLLSVALEPDTGQFTAVRAGHPGMLMHGAGTVDWLEPAAGPALGLGANEWPVNRLQLRPGDGLMLLTDGLFEGPAGAGGERLGEAGLLATARSLARLPGAEFVTAVIGEAATRAEPFGGLTDDIAVIRVERSAS comes from the coding sequence ATGAACCGCTCCGTTTCTCCCAGAGTGGGACCCACCGCCCAGCGGCCGTTGTCGCTGCTGTTGGTCGAAGACGATCGCGGCGATGCCCTCTTGGTCGAGGAGTTGATCGCCGATGCCGCGATCGACATCGACTTCCACTGGGCTCCCACTCTGACCCAGGCGGCGACCGCGCTGGGAGCGATCCGCCCGGATTGCGTGCTGCTCGACCTACACCTGCCCGATGCCGGCGGTGTCGACGCTCTCGATCGCTTGGGTGCGCTGGCCCCGAGCTTGCCGATCGTCGTTCTCACCGGTCTGAACGACGAGCATTTCGGTGTTTCTGCCGTGGCGTCCGGTGCGCAGGACTACCTGGTGAAGGGTCGCGTGGACCCTGAGACGCTGCGTCGTGCGGTGCTCTATGCGATCGAGCGCAAGCGTGCCGAGGTCACCGCGGTGGATTTGCACGCCAGTCGACTGCGGGCTCAGGAGAATGCCCGACTGGAACGGGGCCTGCTGCCCTCTCCGCTACTTCTGGACGGTCCCGGCGTCGAGATCGTCACACAGTCGTTGCCGAGCCGGCGTGACGCTCTGATCGGCGGCGACTTCTACGACGTCGTACAGACACCGGACCGCACCGTACACGTCATGATCGGTGACGTGGCCGGCCACGGTCCAGACGAAGCTGCCTTGGGGGTGGCGCTGCGAATCGGTTGGCGCGCACTGACTTTCGCCGGTCTGCGCGGCAATGAGCGGATGCGTCAGCTCGACCGCATTCTGACCACGGAGCGTCCCAGCCGCGGCACCTTCGCGACCCTGCTGAGTGTGGCACTGGAACCCGATACGGGGCAGTTCACCGCAGTGCGGGCGGGTCATCCCGGCATGCTCATGCACGGCGCGGGTACCGTCGACTGGCTGGAGCCGGCCGCCGGCCCGGCACTGGGACTCGGCGCCAACGAATGGCCGGTCAACCGGCTGCAGTTGCGGCCGGGCGACGGTTTGATGTTGCTGACGGACGGGCTGTTCGAGGGACCCGCAGGGGCCGGGGGCGAACGGCTCGGAGAGGCCGGACTGCTGGCGACGGCCCGCTCACTGGCGCGCCTGCCCGGGGCCGAGTTCGTCACGGCGGTGATCGGCGAGGCGGCGACGCGAGCCGAGCCCTTCGGCGGTCTCACCGACGACATCGCCGTCATTCGAGTGGAGCGCTCGGCATCATGA